A part of Liolophura sinensis isolate JHLJ2023 chromosome 1, CUHK_Ljap_v2, whole genome shotgun sequence genomic DNA contains:
- the LOC135465387 gene encoding uncharacterized protein LOC135465387, with translation MKIGQVNFTIFVMVLRASWRHDRNRAVPCCQILRHQICTIVSLIPVMGFTWIFGLAPIGPGTVLFQYIFTIINPAQGKVETRVDTFQVVDTGNDVNLSHVFLNRRRVLLRRCASKAALWRGDGSVKRLVISKRYHLAYCPVPKIASTFWSNLLLENKLWEEPTSHHDRLADVGANKSTLHLRNLEFDVGYWFLKHYKSILLVRNPYTRLLAAFIDKFYSPNPLYWKLGKLIIRKFRPNAGALSLRCGQNVKFSEFVKYVIFDIKRGNSDQHWKPIYQRCSPCQLEYDIIAKLETISTEGDYIIRRYLPQTTFKDMPRETAMLRLKMNVDNFFRFFPPSVRYCMPFPDALRRLLKKLQVRGMINKDIELPRQWRLLFSVSHADVLAFMREAYQRSSGNMSVLLNRREALVEAFSTVSMDDLRQIRDIYEPDFKLFGYDPEPDYLFKRSTDQVKLFYFS, from the exons ATGAAGATAGGTCAG GTGAATTTCACGATCTTCGTGATGGTTCTGAGGGCCAGTTGGCGTCATGATCGGAACCGTGCCGTACCGTGCTGTCAGATTCTCAG GCACCAAATCTGTACCATTGTCTCACTGATACCCGTGATGGGGTTCACTTGGATCTTCGGGCTGGCCCCTATCGGACCTGGCACAGTTCTCTTCCAGTACATTTTCACGATAATTAACCCAGCCCAG GGCAAGGTGGAAACCAGAGTTGACACTTTCCAAGTAGTGGACACCGGAAATGACGTGAATCTGAGTCACGTCTTCCTTAACAGACGCCGTGTCCTGCTGAGGCGGTGCGCCAGCAAGGCGGCCTTGTGGCGAGGAGATGGATCTGTGAAGAGGCTGGTGATCAGCAAACGCTACCACCTCGCCTACTGTCCCGTGCCCAAGATCGCCTCCACGTTTTGGTCAAACCTGTTGCTAGAGAATAAATTGTGGGAAGAGCCAACCAGCCATCACGATCGTCTGGCGGACGTCGGCGCCAACAAATCCACTCTACATCTACGAAACCTAGAGTTTGATGTGGGTTACTGGTTTCTAAAACATTACAAGTCCATCCTTCTTGTTCGGAACCCTTATACACGCCTCCTAGCGGCGTTCATCGATAAATTCTACTCTCCAAACCCGCTCTACTGGAAACTCGGGAAGTTAATCATCCGAAAGTTCCGCCCAAACGCGGGAGCACTGTCTCTTCGCTGTGGGCAAAATGTGAAGTTCTCAGAGTTCGTAAAATACGTCATATTCGACATAAAACGAGGAAATTCCGATCAGCACTGGAAACCGATATACCAGAGGTGTAGCCCCTGTCAACTGGAATATGACATAATCGCTAAGCTGGAAACAATCAGTACCGAAGGAGACTATATCATTAGGCGGTATTTACCTCAAACAACTTTTAAAGACATGCCCAGGGAAACCGCTATGCTTCGCCTTAAAATGAATGTTGATAATTTTTTTCGTTTCTTCCCCCCATCGGTGAGATACTGTATGCCATTCCCTGATGCTCTTCGCAGGCTTTTAAAGAAACTTCAGGTAAGGGGTATGATAAATAAAGACATAGAGCTGCCTCGTCAATGGCGTCTCCTATTCAGCGTCTCACACGCTGATGTTCTGGCGTTCATGCGCGAGGCCTACCAGCGCAGCTCTGGCAATATGTCGGTCCTGCTGAACAGACGAGAGGCTCTGGTGGAGGCTTTCAGCACAGTCTCGATGGACGACCTCAGACAAATCAGAGATATATATGAACCAGACTTCAAATTGTTTGGTTATGACCCAGAGCCAGACTATTTATTTAAGAGATCAACAGATCAAGtaaagctgttttatttttcgTAA
- the LOC135480431 gene encoding leucine-rich repeat-containing protein 58-like, giving the protein MASPGSMSLDGLSSCSSSDSEFHGENAEDLSFSELDAIPEFLMPCAHQLKSLQLDHNSITVLPRSIAMFKNLITLDLSNNQMSHLSSELCSLSFLRTLSAKNNLLDTESIPKDFGSLQALEILNFSGNGFIDVPIQITELSRLRSLYMGQNCLKSLPSEVKHLTRLQNLYLGGNQLSGIPAEVGQLQNLACLVLCDNQLQSLPPTLVSLRRLQSLSLHNNCLSTLPPEIVSLNLVELSLRNNPLIMKFVQEMVHNPPSLLELSGRTIKSEKVKYSHHDLPGNLLHYLESAHRCVNPKCKGVYFSARVEHVKFVDFCGKYRIPLMQYLCSPQCTAAHPSVQASESDTDDDDSASQKIRKVLLG; this is encoded by the exons ATGGCCTCGCCGGGCTCCATGTCACTGGACGGCTTGAGCAGCTGTAGTTCGTCTGACAGTGAATTTCATGGCGAAAACGCAGAGGATTTGTCATTTTCCGAACTGGACGCGATACCAGAGTTTCTCATGCCATGTGCACACCAACTGAAAAGTCTTCAGCTTGATCACAATTCTATCACTGTGCTTCCTCGATCAATCGCAATGTTCAAAAATTTGATCACACTGGACTTGAGCAACAATCAAATGTCACATCTCAGCTCGGAGCTGTGTAGTTTGTCTTTTCTTAGGACATTGTCGGCCAAAAATAACCTGCTAGATACAGAATCTATTCCGAAAGATTTCGGTTCATTGCAGGCCCTCGAAATCCTGAATTTCAGTGGCAACGGATTCATTGATGTGCCTATACAAATCACAGAACTCTCAAGACTGCGGAGTTTGTACATGggacaaaactgtttgaaatcTTTACCCAGTGAGGTGAAACATTTGACAAG ACTGCAGAACCTGTACTTGGGAGGTAACCAGTTGTCTGGGATTCCAGCTGAGGTGGGTCAGCTACAGAACCTGGCCTGCCTAGTGCTGTGTGACAATCAGCTGCAGAGTCTGCCCCCTACCCTGGTCAGTCTGCGCCGCCTCCAGTCACTCAGTCTCCACAACAACTGCCTGTCAACACTCCCTCCAGAGATTGTCTCCTTGAACTTGGTGGAACTGAGTCTGAGAAACAACCCACTGATTATGAAGTTTGTCCAGGAGATGGTGCACAACCCGCCCTCCTTGCTGGAACTCTCTGGCCGCACCATCAAATCTGAAAAGGTTAAGTACTCCCACCACGACCTGCCAGGCAACCTCCTCCACTATCTGGAGAGTGCCCATAGATGTGTCAACCCAAAATGTAAAG GGGTGTATTTCTCAGCCCGAGTGGAGCATGTGAAGTTTGTGGACTTCTGTGGAAAATACCGGATCCCATTGATGCAGTACCTATGTTCCCCGCAGTGTACAGCAGCTCACCCGTCAGTACAGGCCAGTGAGTCAGACACAGATGATGATGACTCCGCCTCTCAGAAGATCCGCAAGGTTCTCCTGGGGTAA
- the LOC135465394 gene encoding adhesion G-protein coupled receptor D1-like: MPYYGFLMHMGNVTLDASVEDALMRITMVGCGLSVMGVMLTIFLVCFLPLRSDSMFIVANIAVSLLCSQTCYLGIENSYPDNTMCRMAAGVLHYFFLCFHFWMLVYGVHLFLKMRLGNRSPNWQRRYMYVLTGWLLPLLIVLICALVNPKGYGMEHICWLSHINGSHWAFVAPVLFIMACYCRQPAAVKIIHGRDKNESGFTP, translated from the exons ATGCCGTACTATGGGTTTCTCATGCACATGGGAAATGTCACG CTGGACGCCAGCGTTGAAGACGCCCTAATGAGGATCACCATGGTGGGCTGTGGCCTGTCCGTCATGGGCGTCATGCTCACCATATTCCTCGTCTGTTTCTTACC GTTGCGCAGTGACAGCATGTTTATTGTGGCGAACATCGCCGTGTCGCTTCTCTGCTCGCAGACCTGTTACCTGGGAATAGAGAACTCCTACCCGGATAAT ACGATGTGCAGGATGGCAGCCGGGGTTCTGCATTACTTCTTCCTGTGCTTCCATTTCTGGATGTTAGTGTAtggtgttcatttatttctgaAG ATGAGATTAGGGAACCGAAGCCCGAACTGGCAAAGGCGCTATATGTACGTATTGACCGGCTGGCTTCTGCCTCTCCTCATCGTGCTCATATGCGCCCTTGTCAACCCCAAGGGTTACGGTATGGAACACAT ATGCTGGCTGTCCCACATTAATGGGTCTCACTGGGCCTTTGTGGCACCCGTCCTCTTCATCATGGCG TGTTACTGTCGTCAACCTGCTGCTGTGAAGATCATCCACGGCAGAGATAAGAATGAATCTGGATTTACCCCGTAA